In Brachybacterium fresconis, the genomic stretch TCGCCGGTCTCGACTGGGCCGGGGCCCTCGCGCTGTGGTCCCTGTGCGTCATCGCGGCCTGGGCGCTGTGGATCGCCCGCACCCGGGATCTGCATGCCGCCCGCGTCCCGGAGCCGATCAACGGCGCCCACGACACCGACGCGACCGGCGCGACCCCGGCGGTGATCTCCGATCCGGGCGTCTGGCAGCTCGCGCTGTACATGGGGCTGACGTCCCTCACCTTCTACACCACCTCGACCTGGCTGCCCACCGTGCTGGTCCTCGGCGGGACGGGGACGGCTCCGGCGGGTGCCGCCGCCTCGCTGGTGAGCATCGCGGCGATCCCCTTCTCCTTCGCCGCGCCGATCCTCCTGCGTCGACCCGGCTCTCGCCTCCTGGTGCTCCTGGCACCGCTGGTCGCTCTCGCGGGCATCGTCCTGCTCGTCGTGACCGGGTCGTCCGCGCCCATCGCCATCGCCGTGCTCCTCGGCATCTCCCAAGGGCTGTGCCTCGGGATCTCTTACGACAGAGTCGTCCAGTACGCCTCGTCCCCGGATCACGCGGCCTCCGTCTCGGCGCTGACGTTCACCGTCGGCATCGCCCTCGCGGCGCTCGGTCCCCTGCTCTTCGGAGCCGCACTCGAGGCGACGCGCTCGACGCTGGTCCCCCTGTGCGGACTCGGGGCGACAGTCCTCCTCCAAGGGATCATCGGGCTGCGGTCCCGGGCGCTCGGGCCCTCATGACGTCGGCCCGGTCGGCGCAGCCCGGCACGAGGTCCCGCCGATGCCTCGCTAGCATGGGTCGGGGCACGAGGGTCCGGAGCCGATTCCGGCGCTCTCCCGCGCCCACAGCATTCGCGACCGGAGGAGACGCCCCATGACCCTGTTCGGGCTCGTCCGCCATGGGCAGACGGACTACAACCTGCAGAACCTCTTCCAGGGGTCCTCGGACATCCCCCTGAACGACACCGGGATCGAGCAGGCCCACCGCGCCTTCGACCGGCTGCCGCCGGTGGATTGGGATGTGATCATCTCCTCGCCGCTGCAGCGCGCCGAGCAGACCGGCCGGATCATCGGCGAGGACCACGCGATCCCGTTCGGGGGCACCGACGCCCGCTTGGTCGAGATCGACTGGGGCGCGGCCGAAGGGCGACCGGTCGAGGAGATGGAGCGGCACTACCCCGATCGCTCCTTCCCCGGCCGCGAGGACCACCAGGCCGTCGCCGACCGCGGCTACGACGCCCTCGAGGCGCTCGAGGAGCGCTACCCGGGCCAGAAGGTTCTGGTCATCGCCCACGGCACCCTGATCCGATTCATCCTCTCGGGGATCATCGAGCAGCCGCTGCCCTCGATCCCCAACGCGACCCTGTCGACCGTCGAGCTCGAGGCCACCACCTGGCGGGTGCGGATGATCGCCGGGGTGGAGGTCGACCATGCCGTGAAGGTCGCCGATCGAGATCAGAACCCCCGCTTCTTCGTCGAGAAGGGTCAGCTGGCGCCGGCCCAGCTCGCGGCGACCTCTCCGACGCGGGCCGACGCCGCACCCGATGGCGCCGCATCCGACGGCGCCGCGTCCGACGGCGCCGGGGCCCCCACCGTTCACTCCGAAGGAGGACCGCGATGAACAACCGCACCGCCGTGGACGCCGAGGGCGCCTGGTTCGAGCCCGAGGACATCGCCCAGCTCCGACGCCGGCTGCCGATCCCTTATGTCGACGTGGTGCCGGTGCGCACCGACGTCGACGGGTCCGTGGTCGAGGTCGGTCTGCTGCTGCGCGCCTCCGGGGACGGGCAGATCGTGCGCGCGATCGTCTCCGGACGCGTCATGATCCACGAGACGATCCGCGAGGCCATAGGCCGGAACGTCGAGAAGGACCTCGGGCCGATGGCGCTGCCGCGGATCCCGGTCTCGCCGGTGCCGTTCACGGTTGCCGAGTACTTCCCCACCCCGGGGATCTCCCCGTTCCACGACCCGCGCCAGCACGCGATCTCGATGGCCTACATCGTGCCCGTCGACGGAGAGACCGCCCCGCAGGAGGACGCCCTGGACCTGGCCTGGTTCGGGATCGACGAGCTGCTGGCGGACCCCTCTCCGCTGAGCGAGATGAACGGGGGACGTGACCTCCTCGTGCGCCGCGCCCTCGCGCATGTCGGCGCCGCCTGAATCGCCCCTTCCCGGAGGCCCAGCGCCGTGGGGCCGGCCCTGCGGCGCGCTGCCGGCCGCCGTCGCCGGGCCTCGCGGGGGTCAGCTCAGCAGGTGGGCCACGTGGCGGGAGATCGCGCGGAACGCGATGCCGCGATGCGAGATCGCGTCCTTCTCCTCGGCCGTGAGCTCGGCGGAGGTCCGCGTCTGCCCGTCGGGCAGGAACAGCGGGTCGTAGCCGAAGCCGCCCTCGCCGCGGCGCGCCCGCAGCAGACGGCCCGGCATCTCCCCGCGCTCGACGGCTTCGGAGCCGTCCGGGGCCACCAGCGCCGCGGCGCACACGAAGCGTGCCCGGCGGTGCTCCGGGGGGACGTCCGACAGCTGGGCGAGCAGCAGGTCGTTGTTGGCCTCGTCGTCGCCGTGGCGTCCGCTCCAGCGCGCCGAGAAGATCCCCGGGCTGCCGCCGAGCACGTCCACGGCCAGACCGGAGTCGTCGGCGACGGCCAGCAGGCCCGTCGCCGCGGCGGCGGAGTGCGCCTTCAGCAGGGCGTTGCCCTCGAAGGTGACGGCGTCCTCGACCACGTCGGGCAGCTCGATGCCGGCCGAGGAGATGATCTCGCGCGGCGCGAGCCCCGGCACCGCCGCGGCCAGAATGCGCTGCAGCTCGTGCAGCTTGCCCCGGTTGTGCGAGGCCAGGATGACCCGGGCATCGGCCGGGACGGTCGCCGCCGGGACAGTCATCACGGGGCGGCGAGGACGTCGCGCTGGATCGCCGTCAGCTGCTCGCAGCCGCCGGTGGCCAGGTCCAGCAGCGAACCCAGCTCCGCACGATCGAACGGGGCGCCCTCGGCAGTGCCCTGCACCTCGACGAAGGAGCCGGATCCGGTGACGACGACGTTCATGTCGGTGCCGGCCTCGACGTCCTCGCGGTACTCGAGGTCCAGCAGCGCCCGGCCCTCGACGATCCCGACGCTGATGGCGCTGACCGAGTCGGTGAGGACCTCGCGGGCCGCGGGCACGGACGTGTGCTGCTTGCCCCAGGTGATCGCGTCGGCCAGCGCGACGTAGGCGCCGGTGATCGCGGCGGTGCGGGTGCCGCCGTCGGCCTGGAGCACGTCGCAGTCCAGCTGGATGGTGTTCTCGCCGAGGGCGTCGAGGTCGATGACGGCGCGCAGGGAGCGGCCGATCAGCCGGGAGATCTCGTGGGTGCGGCCGCCGATCTTCCCCTTGACGCTCTCGCGGGCGCCGCGGGTGTTCGTCGCGCGGGGCAGCATCGCGTACTCGGCGGTGACCCACCCGGAGCCGGAGCCCTTCTTCCAGCGCGGGACGCCCTCGGTGAAGCTGGCCGCGCACAGCACGCGGGTGCGGCCGAACTCGATCAGGGCGCTGCCCTCGGCGTGATCGAGCCAGCCGCGGGTGATGCGGACCTCGCGGAGCTGGTCAGGGGTGCGGCCGTCGACGCGGTCGCCGGTGGGGGTGGGATTCTGGGTGCTCATCGAGCGGGTTCTCCTCCGTGTCGCTCAGGCGTACGGATCGAGGATAGCCGCTGGTCCTGGGCCGCCCGATCACGCCGGACGGTCGGCGCGGTCCAGGTCGTACACGGCGCCCGGCGCGGCGAGCTCGAGCGGGCCGTCGTAGACGCTGCGGGCCTCGGCCAGCGGGACCGCCGGGTCCGTCCAGGCGGCGATATGGGTGAGCACGACCTGCCCGGCCCGGGCGGCGACCGCCGCCTGCCCGGCGCGCAGACCGGTGAGGTGGACGCCGCTGAAGCGGTCGTCCCGGCCCTCGACGTATCCGGCCTCGCACAGGAACAGGTCGGCGCCGTCTGCGAGCTCGTCGAGGGCCTCGCAGGTGTCGGTGTCCCCGGAGTAGGCCAGCACGCTCCCGCCCGCGGTGATGCGGAAACCGTAGGCCTCCACGGGGTGCAGGACCTCGCGCACCTGGATGTCGAAGGGCCCGATCGTGAAGCGCTGTTCGTCCTCGAGCACGTGATGGGTGAAGGGCTCCCAGGCCACGCCGTCCGGGACGTTGCCCGTCCGTCCCAGCACCGAGGAGAGCCGCTCCGGCAGCGGCCGCGGCGCGTGGATCGGCAGCTGGGGCAGGTCGCTGCGGGAGTGGTAGGCCCAGAACACCTCGAGGCCGGTGAGGTCGAGGTAGTGGTCGGGATGCAGGTGGGAGACGATCACCGCGTCGAGATCCGCGGGGTCGATGGCGGACTGCAGCGGCCCGAAGGCGCCGGATCCGAGGTCCATGAGCACCCGCCAGGTGCGTCCGGACGCGTCCTCGTGCTCGAGGAGGTAGCTGGAGGCGGCCCCTTCCGGGCCGGCGAAGCTGCCGCTGCAGCCGATGACGTGGATCCTCATGCCGTCACCACCGGCAGGCTCGCGGTCACATCGAGCATCGGGCCCAGGAACCGACGGGAGAGCCGCACGAACGACTCGCTGCCGGCGCCCTCCGCGGTCTGGGCGAAGACGTGCCGCGGCGGCCGCTCCGACTCGCGCAGCAGGGAGGCGCCGCGCAGCTGACGGTAGACGTCCAGGGCGGTCTCCTCGGCGGAGGAGACCAGGGTGACCTCCGGGCCCATCACATAGCTGATGGGCCCGGCGAGCATCGGGTAGTGGGTGCAGCCGAGCACCAGGGTGTCCACCCCGGCCTCGCGCACCGGAGTCAGGTACGACTCGGCGACGTCGATGAGCTCCTCGCCGGTGATCACCCCGTTCTCGACGAACTCGACGAACCGGGGGCAGGCCTGGGTGACGATGTCCAGGTCGGGGGCGGCGGCGAAGGCGTCCTCGTAGGCCCGCGAGGTGACGGTGCCCTGGGTCGCGATCACCGCCACACGGTGATTGCGGGTGGCGGCGACCGCCCGGCGCACGGCCGGCTGGATGACCTCGATCACGGGAACGTCGTAGCGTTCGCGCGCATCACGCAGCACCGCGGCCGAGGCGGTGTTGCAGGCGATGACGAGCATCTTCACCCCGTGCTCGACGAGGTCGTCCATGATGTCCAGGGTCAGCGAGCGCACCTCGGCGATGGGCCGGGGCCCGTACGGACCATGCGCGGTGTCGCCGATGTAGACCAGCTCCTCCTGCGGCAGCTGGTCGAGGATGGCCCGGGCGACGGTGAGCCCGCCCACCCCGGAGTCGAAGATCCCGATCGGCGCGTTGTTCATCCCCGCAAGGTTAGTGTCGATCCGCGCCGACGGCAGTGACGGCACGCTCACTGCGTGCCGTTTCACAGTCCGATCACATTCCGGTGACGGTCGGGCGACCCTCGGTGACGACCCCGACGACCGGGGTCCTCACGCTCAGTCGAGCGCTCTGAGCAGGCTCTCCTGGAGCCAGGACAGCAGCTCGTAGACGGCGATGACGATGTCGGAGCCGACGTGCTCGTCGTCCGGATCGGTCGCGCCCTCCACGCGCTCACCGATCTGCTGGAGCATCCGCACGGTGTCGAAGTCGCCGTCGCGCTGGAGGTCCAGGCGATCGGCCAGCACGATCCGCACGTCGTTCATGGCGCGCAGCAGGATCATGGCCTGCTCGTCGTCGAGGACGACCTCGCTGTGGCCGTGGCCGGTGGCATCGAGGATCGACATGACCGTGCGGAGATCGGCGAGCTTGCCGTCGGCGAGATCCTGCTGCCCGAAGCGGCGGAACTCGCCGGCGAGCGTCGGGTCCTCGGAAGCCGCGGGGAACAGCCGCTTCACGGCGGAGTCGGCGGGCTCGCGGGGGTCGCGACCGGCGAACTCGGCCTCCAGCCGGCGCAGCGGGTCCTCGCTGTCGGCGGCCCGCTGCAGCGGGTCGGACCCCGTGTCGATGCCGAGGTCCGCCCGGATCAGGTCCGAGGTCTCCTGCGCGACCTGGGCGATGATCGCCTTCTCCTCGCCGTCGAGCCGGCAGGCGAGGCTGCCGTCGGGGCGGCGGCGGAACGCGTGGGCCATCAGCCCTCCCCCGCTCTCTCCAACGTCGCGCGCAGCCCGAAGGAATGCATGGCCTGGACATCGGTCTCGACCCGTTCCCGGGAGCCGCGCGAGACGATGGCCCGTCCTTCCTCGTGGACCTGCATCATCAGCTGCTCGGCGACGAGCCGGGAATAGCCGAAGTGCTGGCGCAGGACGAACACCACGTAGCTCATGAGGTTCACGGGGTCGTTCCAGACCACGGCGACCCAGGGCCCGTCCGTCTCGACGTCCAGCTGGACGCTCCCGGAGGGGTCGGTCACCGAGCCCGTCCCGGGCTCGGTCTGCCGCAGCTGAACCGACATTCGTGCTCCTCCTGTGTCCCGCCGCCGCCCGATCAGTCCGCTGGTGGCCGGACGCGGCGCGGACGAGTCTACGGGGCGCGCCCGACCATCGAAGGTCCCGCCACGCATTACGGTGGGCACTGTGACTTCTGCCCTGCTCACCGACCTCTACGAGCTGACGATGGTGCACGCTGCCCGTGAAGCCGGCACCGCCTCGCGCCGCTGCGTCTTCGAGGTGTTCACGCGGTCTCTTCCCCCGGGGCGCCGCTACGGCGTCGTCGCCGGCACCGCCCGGGCGCTGGAGGCGATCGCCGATTTCCGGTTCGACGAGGCCGATCTGCGCTACCTGCGCAGGACCGGCATGGTCGATGCGGCCATGCTCGAGCACCTGGCGGACTACCGGTTCACCGGGGACGTGCACGGGTACGAGGAGGGGGAGCTGTTCTTCCCCGGCTCCCCGGTGCTGCGCGTGGAGGGCACCTTCGAGGACGCCGTGATGCTGGAGACGGTGATCCTGTCGATCCTCAATCATGACAGCGGGATCGCCTCGGCCGGCTCCCGCATGATCACCGCCGCGCGAGGGCGTCCCAGCATCGAGATGGGCGGGCGCCGGGTCCACGAGGACGCCGCGATCGCCGCCGCCCGCGCCGCGTACATCGTCGGCTTCGCCTCCACCTCCAACCTCGCCGCAGGAGCCCACTACCGGATCCCGGTCGCGGGCACCGCCGCGCACGCCTTCTCCCTGCTGTTCGACACCGAGGAGGAGGCCTTCCGCGCCCAGCTGGCCTCCCAGGGCGTCGGCACCACCGTGCTGGTGGACACCTACGACGTCGAGGCGGCCGTGCGCAAGGCCGTCGAGCTGGCCGGCCCCGAGCTGGGGGCGGTGCGGCTGGACTCCGGCGACCTGGGAGCCCAGGCCCACCAGGTGCGCGCCCTGCTGGATTCCCTGGGCGCGACGGGCACCCGAGTGACCGCCACCGGGGATCTGGACGAGTACCGCGTCGAGGAGCTGCGCGACGCCCCCCTGGACGGGTACGGGATCGGCACCCGTCTGGTCACCGGGGGCGGGCATCCCGCCCCGGGGTTCGTCTACAAGCTGGTCGAGCGCGAGGGCGCCGACGGGCAGATGCGCCCGGTCGGCAAGCGGTCGCAGGACAAGGCCACGCTCGGGGCCGGCAAGAGCGCCTACCGCCTGCTGGTGGGAGGGCAGGCGCGGGCGGAGCTGGTGCTGCCCGGCAAGGAGGAGGTCGCGGAGTTCGAGCGGGAGCTGACCGCCGAGCTGATCTCGGAGCAGGCCTCCGCCGACTGGGCGCGGACCGCCCTGCGGCCCCTGCAGAGCCCGATGATCCTCGGCGGCGAGATGGTGGAGTCCCTGAGCGCCCCGCAGCGGGTGCTGGCGGCCCGCACGCGGCACGCGGCCTCGGTCGCGGAGCTGGGGCTGGCGGCCGAGGCCGGTCCGGACGGTCCGGTCGCGATCACCACCGTCACCGACGGCGCCGAGGCCGCCCGCGTCCTGCCCTGACAGGCGGTCCGTCGTCCGTCGGCGGCGGCCGACGGACCAGCACAGTCCGACAGATCACCGGCCGACAGATCAGCGGCGGCCCACGAACCAGCCGCGGACGATCCCGATGCGTTCCTGGATCTGCTCGGCACTGGCCTGGGCGACCGCCGGCCCCCCGCTGCGACTGCGCAGGGTGTTGTGCACGGAACCGTGGGGCGCGCCGGATTTCTTGGCCCAGGCCGAGACCAGGGTGCTGAGCTCCTTGCGCAGCTCCATCAGCTGCCGGTGATCCACGACGCCGGGGGTGGTGGGCTTCTCGGCGGCCCCGCTCTTCTGCCGGCGGGCCTGCTGCTGGGCCTGCTGCTGCTGGAGGACGGTGCGCATCTGCTCGGGGTCCAGCAGTCCCGGGATGCCCAGGAACTCCTGCTCGTCCTCGCTGCCGATCGTGCCGCCGGCTCCGTATTCGCCGCCGTCGAACAGGACGCGGTCGAAGGAGGCCTCGGACTCGAGCGCCTCGAAGGTCATCTCGAGCTGGTCGCTGGTCTGTTCGGGACGATTGGCCTGCTCGATCAGGCTCTCGTCGAGCCCGGTCTCCGGATCGCCCTCGGGCGGCCGCAGGTCCAGCACGTGGTCGCGCTCGGCCTCCAGCTCCGCGGCGTGCGCCATGAGGATCGGCACCGTCGGCAGGAACACGCTGGCGGTCTCCCCGCGGGTCCTCGAGCGCACGAAACGGCCGACGGCCTGGGCGAAGAACATCGGGGTGGCCGTCGAGGTGGCATAGACGCCCACCGCCAGGCGAGGCACGTCCACGCCCTCGGAGACCATCCGCACCGCGACCATCCAGCGGTCCTCGGAGGCGGAGAAGTCCTCGATGCGCCTGCCGGCGCCGGCATCGTCCGAGAGCACGACGGTGGGGGCCTGCCCGCAGATCTCCTGGAGGGTGGCCGCATAGGCTCGGGCGGCCTTCTGGTCGGTGGCGATCACCAGTCCCCCGGCGTCGGGGACGTGGCGGCGCACTTCCGTCAGGCGGCGGTCCGCGGCCGAGAGCACCGACTGGATCCATTCGCCCTGGGGGTCCAGGGCGGTGCGCCAGGCCTGCTGGGTGATGTCCTTGGACTCCAGGGCGCCGAGCTGCGCGGAGACCTCGTCACCGGTCTTGGTGCGCCAGTGCATGCGCCCCGAGTAGGTCATGAACAGCACCGGGCGCACGACGTGGTCGCGCAGCGCCTCGCCGTAGCCGTAGGTGTAGTCGGCCTTCGAGCGGGAGAAGCCCTCGCCGTCCTCCTCGTAGACCACGAAGGGGATCTGCGAGGAGTCCGAGCGGAACGGGGTGCCGGTCAGCGCGAGCCGCCTCGTCGCCGTATCGAAGGCGTCGCGCACACCGTCGCCCCAGGTCAGCGAGTCTCCCGCGTGGTGGATCTCATCGAGGATCACCAGGGTGCGCTCGGCCTCGGTGCGGGCGCGATGCAGGGCCGGGTGCATGCCCACCTGGGCGTAGGTGAGCGCCACGCCCTGGTAGTGGGAGCCGTGGGCGCCCTGGGCATTGGTGAAGTTCGGATCCAGGGAGATGCCCACGCGCGCCGCGGAGTCCGCCCACTGCGTCTTCAGGTGCTCGGTCGGGGCGACCACCGTGACCCGGCGGACCGTGCCCTCGGCGAGCAGGGCGGCGGCGATCTGCAGGGCGAAGGTGGTCTTGCCGGCGCCGGGCGTGGCCACGGCCAGGAAGTCCTTCGGATCGCGGCTGCGGTACAGCTCGAGGGCCTCGGCCTGCCAGGCACGCAGTTTGGGGACGGTGCCCCAGGCGGCGCGTTCGGGGTAGGCCACCGGCAGCGACCGGGCGGCGGCCTCGGAGGGCTGGCGCGGATCGCTGGTGGAGAACAGGGAGGGAGTCGTATTCACAGCGGGATCCACCGTACCGCCGCCGTCCGACGACCCGCCGACGGACCCGATGTGAGGAAGTCGCCGGGCGCGTCGTGACGGACGGCGTCGTGCCGTGCGGCCCGCGGCCGCCGTTGGCGCAGGTCAGCGGCGGCCGCGGAGGTCAGCGTGCGCGCGGAGGTCAGCGGTGCCCGCAGCGGACGGTCAGCGGCGCCCGCCGAAGAAGCCGCGGAAGCCGCCGCCCTTGCCCGAGCCGCCCGAGCCGCCGGAGCCGTCGTCCCCGCCGCCGTCCCGCGGAGCGCGGAACCCTTCGTAGATCTCCTTGCACTCGGGGCACACGGGGTACTTCTCGGGGTCACGGCCCGGGACCCACACCTTGCCGCACAGCGCGATCACCGGGGAGCCGCCCAGGGCCGCCTGGGTGATCTTGTCCTTGCGCACGTAGTGGGCGAACCGGTCGTGGTCGCCGTCGTCGGTGGTCTGCTCCTGCTCCTGCAGCTGGCGGTCCAGCACCGCGGTGCTGCCCGGATCGTCGCTGTACGGGTCCATCCGGGACGGGTCGGACGTGGAGGACATGGCTCGCTCCCTCGATCGGTGTCGTTGCGAAGAGCCTAACGGCCCTGCCTCCCGATGGTCAGGTGCGGTCGCTGGAACACTGCCGTCATGGATGCTGCCGTCGAGTTCTGCCGTCACCTGCCGCACGAGATCCGTCGCGTGGGCGGGTCGCTGCCGTGGCGGGTGGGGGCGCTGGTGCTCGCCATCGTGGCCAACATCGGCTTCTACCTGCCCTCGATCCCGAGCGGGGTGCCCGGAGCCGGGGTCGTCGGGGTCGACAAGCTCGTCCATCTCGTGGTGTTCGCCCTGACCGTCTGGGCGGCCGGTCGCCTGCTGGCTCCGCGCCGGCGGTTCCCCATGGGGTGGGTGGTGATCGTCGCCCTCGCCCATGCCCTGCTGATCGAGCTGATCCAACTGGTGCTGCTGCCCGAGCGCGGGGCCGAGGGCGCGGACATCCTCCTGGACGTCATCGGCATCGCCCTCGGGGTGGGGCTGTGGATCGGTGAGCGGCTGCGGCGCGCACCCCGGAGGATGCGCGCCGCAGACGATGACCTGGACCGTGGACCCGAGGTCAGCCCTCCAGCGTGATCTCGTCGGCGTACACCGCGGGCATGGCACCGGTGATGGTGTCGACCGTCCCGGCGTCCTCGCGGGCGACCTGCTCGACCGCGCTGGCCACGGCCTTGGTGACGCCTTCGTTGAAGACGCTGGGGACGATGTAGGTGGGGTTCAGCTCCTCGGCGGTGACCACGTCGGCCAGGGCATTCGCCGCGGCCAGCAGCATGCGGTCGCTGACCCGCGTGGCGTGGGCGTCGAGCAGACCGCGGAAGACGCCCGGGAATGCCAGCACGTTGTTGATCTGGTTGGCGAAGTCGCTGCGCCCGGTGGCGACGACCTCGGCGTGCTGGGCGGCCTCGGCGGGGTCGATCTCCGGGGTCGGGTTGGCCATGGCGAACACGATCGAGCGGTCGGCCATCGTGGTGACGTCCTGCGCGGTGAGGATGTTCCCGGCGCTGACGCCGATGAAGACGTCGGCGTCCTCGATCGCGTCGTGGAGGGTGCCGGTCAGCCCGCGGGGGTTGGTGACCTCCGCGATCCAGGGCAGGCGGCCCTCGAGCTGTTCGCGGCTGCCGTGGATGATGCCGTCGACGTCGGTGACGACGATGTCGCGGGCACCGGCGGCGCGCAGCAGGCGCAGGATCGCGGTGCCGGCGGCTCCGGCGCCGGAGAGCACGATGCGGGCGGAGGCGATGTCCTTCTCCACCACGCGCAGCGCATTGCGCAGGGCACCGACGACGACGATCGCGGTGCCGTGCTGGTCGTCGTGGAAGACGGGGATGTCCAGCTCGTCGCGCAGACGGTCCTCGATCTCGAAGCAGCGCGGCGCTGAGATGTCCTCGAGGTTGATACCGGCGAAGACGGGGGCGATCGCCTTGACGTGGGAGACGATCTCGTCGACCGAGTGCGCGTCCAGGCAGATCGGGAAGGCGTCGATGCCGGCGAAGCGCTTGAACAGGGCCGCCTTGCCCTCCATCACCGGCATCGCGGCGAGCGGGCCGAGGTCGCCCAGTCCCAGGATCGCGGTGCCGTCCGTGACGACCGCGACGGTGTTGCGCTTGATGGTCAGCCGGCGGGCGTCGTCGGGGTTCTCCGCGATCGCCTTGACCACGCGGGCCACCCCGGGGGTGTAGACCATCGAGAGGTCGTCGCGGTGACGGATGGGGACCTTCGACTCGATCTTCAGCTTGCCGCCGAGGTGGGCGAGGAAGGTGCGGTCGGAGACCTTGCCCAGCTCGACGCCCTCGATGCCCTTGAGGTCCTCGACGACCTCCATGGCGTGGTCGTGGCCGGCGGTGAGGACCGTGACGTCGGCGCGCATCCGCTCCGGCCCGGAGGCGGACACGTCCAGGGCGGTGACGTTGCCCCCGTGTCTCTCGATGCGGCCGGTGATGTCGCTGACGGCGGCGGAGCGCGCCGCGAATTCGAGTCGGATCGTGATGGAGTAGCTCACGGATGGCAACGGTGACATGGCTTCAGCTTAACGATGCCGGAGCACCTCCGGGAGACGGCGCACCGACGAAGACGGGGACGAAGAAGGCAGGGACGACGACGTCGGGGGCCGGGAGGTCCCGGTCCCGGCCCCGGACGTCCTCCGGTCGGAGCTCGGCGTCCGGGTCGGCCGGTGATCGGCCTCCGGGTCGGGGATCAGTCGGTGTACGGCTCGACGTCGTCGGCGTAGCGGTCCCAGAGAGTCCGAGCGGCGGCGACCTGCTGGCCGTAGCGCTCGGGGTGCGCGGAGCCCTGCACCAGCTGGGCGACGGCGCCGACATCCCAGGACGCGTAGTCGGGGGCGGCCTGGAGCAGGCCGGGCGCGGCGGCGTGCTCGCCGACCCCGAGGAAGGCCTCGATCGCGAGCTTCTTGTGCCGCACCTCGTCATAGCTGCCCCAGCCCATGGAGGGGCGCTGCTGGAACAGGCCGCCGGAGTCGGCATCGACGGCGGGCTCGTAGTTGTACAGCCACGATTCGACGATCGCGGTGGCCAGCGCGATCGTGGCCGCCTCCTCGCCCAGGTCGTGGCCCGTGACCACGGCGATGACGAACTTCGCGTTCTCGACCTGCCAGTCGTCCATGGCGTCGATCGCGAAGCCCTCCCGGGTCTCCGGGCGCGTCATGAACTCCTCCGTCCACTCCTGCTCCGCGGCGGAGGCGGGCGCGATGGTCGCTGCGGTCGTCGCGGTGGCGAGGCCGAGGACGCCGGTGACGAAGAGCGATCGACGGGACAGAGGGGTGTTC encodes the following:
- a CDS encoding DUF3039 domain-containing protein → MSSTSDPSRMDPYSDDPGSTAVLDRQLQEQEQTTDDGDHDRFAHYVRKDKITQAALGGSPVIALCGKVWVPGRDPEKYPVCPECKEIYEGFRAPRDGGGDDGSGGSGGSGKGGGFRGFFGGRR
- a CDS encoding DEAD/DEAH box helicase — encoded protein: MNTTPSLFSTSDPRQPSEAAARSLPVAYPERAAWGTVPKLRAWQAEALELYRSRDPKDFLAVATPGAGKTTFALQIAAALLAEGTVRRVTVVAPTEHLKTQWADSAARVGISLDPNFTNAQGAHGSHYQGVALTYAQVGMHPALHRARTEAERTLVILDEIHHAGDSLTWGDGVRDAFDTATRRLALTGTPFRSDSSQIPFVVYEEDGEGFSRSKADYTYGYGEALRDHVVRPVLFMTYSGRMHWRTKTGDEVSAQLGALESKDITQQAWRTALDPQGEWIQSVLSAADRRLTEVRRHVPDAGGLVIATDQKAARAYAATLQEICGQAPTVVLSDDAGAGRRIEDFSASEDRWMVAVRMVSEGVDVPRLAVGVYATSTATPMFFAQAVGRFVRSRTRGETASVFLPTVPILMAHAAELEAERDHVLDLRPPEGDPETGLDESLIEQANRPEQTSDQLEMTFEALESEASFDRVLFDGGEYGAGGTIGSEDEQEFLGIPGLLDPEQMRTVLQQQQAQQQARRQKSGAAEKPTTPGVVDHRQLMELRKELSTLVSAWAKKSGAPHGSVHNTLRSRSGGPAVAQASAEQIQERIGIVRGWFVGRR
- a CDS encoding NAD-dependent malic enzyme, encoding MSPLPSVSYSITIRLEFAARSAAVSDITGRIERHGGNVTALDVSASGPERMRADVTVLTAGHDHAMEVVEDLKGIEGVELGKVSDRTFLAHLGGKLKIESKVPIRHRDDLSMVYTPGVARVVKAIAENPDDARRLTIKRNTVAVVTDGTAILGLGDLGPLAAMPVMEGKAALFKRFAGIDAFPICLDAHSVDEIVSHVKAIAPVFAGINLEDISAPRCFEIEDRLRDELDIPVFHDDQHGTAIVVVGALRNALRVVEKDIASARIVLSGAGAAGTAILRLLRAAGARDIVVTDVDGIIHGSREQLEGRLPWIAEVTNPRGLTGTLHDAIEDADVFIGVSAGNILTAQDVTTMADRSIVFAMANPTPEIDPAEAAQHAEVVATGRSDFANQINNVLAFPGVFRGLLDAHATRVSDRMLLAAANALADVVTAEELNPTYIVPSVFNEGVTKAVASAVEQVAREDAGTVDTITGAMPAVYADEITLEG
- a CDS encoding VanZ family protein; the encoded protein is MDAAVEFCRHLPHEIRRVGGSLPWRVGALVLAIVANIGFYLPSIPSGVPGAGVVGVDKLVHLVVFALTVWAAGRLLAPRRRFPMGWVVIVALAHALLIELIQLVLLPERGAEGADILLDVIGIALGVGLWIGERLRRAPRRMRAADDDLDRGPEVSPPA
- a CDS encoding nicotinate phosphoribosyltransferase — its product is MTSALLTDLYELTMVHAAREAGTASRRCVFEVFTRSLPPGRRYGVVAGTARALEAIADFRFDEADLRYLRRTGMVDAAMLEHLADYRFTGDVHGYEEGELFFPGSPVLRVEGTFEDAVMLETVILSILNHDSGIASAGSRMITAARGRPSIEMGGRRVHEDAAIAAARAAYIVGFASTSNLAAGAHYRIPVAGTAAHAFSLLFDTEEEAFRAQLASQGVGTTVLVDTYDVEAAVRKAVELAGPELGAVRLDSGDLGAQAHQVRALLDSLGATGTRVTATGDLDEYRVEELRDAPLDGYGIGTRLVTGGGHPAPGFVYKLVEREGADGQMRPVGKRSQDKATLGAGKSAYRLLVGGQARAELVLPGKEEVAEFERELTAELISEQASADWARTALRPLQSPMILGGEMVESLSAPQRVLAARTRHAASVAELGLAAEAGPDGPVAITTVTDGAEAARVLP